A region from the Clostridia bacterium genome encodes:
- a CDS encoding alpha/beta hydrolase gives MTRIGLLFATLLLAVSGLAADQPKSATFSTSDGVKLHYIESGKGPAIVFIPGWTMPATIWQPQIDSLSRNYHVVALDPRSQGDSDKPTDGHYLERRAQDVKELINHLKLENVVLVGWSLAVPELVTYAKSFDNAHTAGYVLVDGMLWDKPDPKATAEFAGWMTEFQKARVKSTTEFVRNMYKKPHPPEYFKSVEQASFKTPSNTAAVLIYNMAAVTDFSPAIRKITVPVMFTYTPDTKSSADLVKSLIPSTRLELFEDDGHALFVDNAERFNRVLDEFTKSVQPR, from the coding sequence ATGACCCGCATAGGCCTATTGTTCGCAACGTTGCTGTTAGCCGTTTCTGGCTTAGCAGCCGATCAGCCTAAGAGTGCGACATTCTCTACAAGCGACGGCGTGAAACTACACTACATAGAAAGTGGCAAGGGCCCCGCCATCGTTTTCATACCCGGTTGGACCATGCCCGCCACCATTTGGCAGCCACAAATTGATTCTCTTTCCCGGAACTATCATGTGGTCGCCCTCGATCCACGCTCACAAGGTGACAGTGACAAGCCAACAGACGGGCACTACCTCGAGCGTCGCGCCCAGGACGTGAAAGAACTTATCAACCACCTCAAACTTGAAAACGTCGTCCTCGTCGGATGGTCTCTCGCGGTACCGGAACTGGTCACCTACGCAAAAAGTTTCGATAACGCGCACACCGCCGGGTACGTTCTCGTTGATGGAATGCTCTGGGACAAACCAGATCCCAAAGCGACCGCCGAGTTCGCCGGGTGGATGACAGAGTTTCAGAAAGCTCGAGTGAAGAGCACGACGGAGTTCGTCCGTAACATGTACAAGAAGCCACATCCGCCCGAATACTTCAAGAGTGTCGAACAGGCTTCCTTTAAAACGCCCTCCAACACCGCGGCCGTACTTATTTACAACATGGCGGCCGTGACCGATTTCAGCCCCGCAATCAGGAAGATCACGGTGCCCGTCATGTTCACCTACACGCCGGACACAAAGTCCAGCGCCGATCTTGTGAAATCACTTATTCCGTCCACACGCCTGGAACTCTTCGAGGACGACGGACACGCGCTTTTTGTCGATAATGCCGAACGTTTCAATCGCGTGCTGGACGAGTTCACCAAGTCAGTACAGCCCAGATAG
- the lpdA gene encoding dihydrolipoyl dehydrogenase encodes MPETIYDVAIIGSGPAGYTAAIRAGQLGLKTCLIEGEAKLGGTCLHVGCIPTKALLFNAEIFDHIKDAKEFGIEGVDGAKLNWTTIQDRKNKIVAKHAKGLEFLMKKNKVTVIPGWGRLAGPAQNGVHTVAVENGGKNQNVQAKNILLATGSTARMLPGLQADDRILTNVEILNLKQIPKSLVIIGSGAVGVEFGSIYKSFGAEVTILEMLPRIVPVEDEEVSKELARVYRKRGINTHTSAKVEKVERTKTGVAVTFAVDGKPQTIEAEKCLIAVGRAPRTEGIGLDKVPQIKVERGFIHVDECMRTGVPGIYAVGDICAGYPQLAHAGSMEGITAVTQIAGKPAKPVNKNRIPGATYCHPEIGSVGLTEAKARELGYEVKVGKFPFTANSRASIVGQHEGFIKVVAEAKFGEVLGVHIIGPQATELIMEAVAALELEARVEDLMWTIHAHPTLAEAMGDAVAGVYGMSINA; translated from the coding sequence TTGCCTGAGACGATCTATGACGTCGCTATTATCGGGAGCGGTCCTGCGGGTTACACGGCCGCCATCCGCGCCGGTCAGCTCGGATTGAAAACCTGCCTCATCGAGGGAGAGGCCAAACTTGGCGGCACCTGCCTGCACGTCGGCTGCATCCCGACTAAGGCGCTGCTCTTCAATGCCGAAATCTTCGATCACATCAAGGATGCAAAGGAATTCGGGATAGAGGGTGTTGACGGCGCAAAGCTTAACTGGACGACGATTCAGGATCGCAAGAACAAGATCGTCGCTAAGCACGCCAAGGGCCTTGAGTTCCTCATGAAGAAGAACAAGGTCACCGTCATCCCGGGTTGGGGACGCCTCGCCGGCCCAGCGCAAAACGGTGTTCACACCGTTGCGGTCGAGAACGGCGGCAAAAACCAGAACGTCCAGGCAAAAAACATCCTGCTGGCGACGGGCTCTACGGCACGAATGCTGCCCGGGTTGCAGGCCGACGACCGCATTCTCACCAACGTCGAAATCCTGAACCTGAAGCAAATTCCGAAATCGCTGGTCATCATCGGCTCCGGTGCCGTAGGCGTCGAGTTTGGATCGATTTACAAATCCTTCGGCGCGGAAGTCACTATTCTTGAAATGCTGCCGCGCATCGTTCCCGTGGAAGATGAAGAGGTCAGCAAGGAACTTGCGCGCGTTTACCGCAAGCGCGGCATCAACACGCACACCAGCGCGAAGGTGGAGAAAGTCGAACGCACGAAGACGGGCGTAGCCGTTACGTTCGCTGTCGACGGCAAGCCGCAGACCATCGAAGCCGAAAAGTGTCTCATCGCCGTGGGCCGTGCGCCGCGCACGGAAGGCATCGGACTCGACAAGGTGCCGCAGATTAAGGTCGAGCGCGGCTTCATTCACGTTGACGAATGTATGCGCACGGGCGTCCCCGGCATCTATGCTGTCGGCGACATCTGCGCCGGATACCCGCAACTCGCACACGCCGGCAGCATGGAAGGCATTACGGCTGTCACGCAGATCGCTGGAAAGCCCGCCAAGCCCGTGAACAAGAATCGCATTCCCGGCGCCACGTATTGCCATCCTGAAATCGGCAGCGTGGGCCTCACCGAAGCCAAGGCAAGAGAGCTGGGCTACGAGGTGAAGGTCGGCAAGTTCCCATTCACCGCCAACTCGCGCGCATCCATCGTCGGCCAGCACGAAGGCTTCATCAAGGTCGTCGCCGAGGCGAAGTTCGGCGAAGTTCTCGGCGTACACATCATCGGCCCGCAGGCGACCGAGTTGATCATGGAAGCCGTCGCCGCACTCGAACTCGAAGCGCGCGTCGAAGACTTGATGTGGACGATCCACGCGCACCCGACACTCGCCGAAGCAATGGGCGACGCGGTCGCGGGCGTTTATGGAATGTCCATCAACGCGTAA
- the lipB gene encoding lipoyl(octanoyl) transferase LipB yields MISVVNLGRVDYSSAQELQKTLVDLRKQNRISDVLLLLEHTPVITLGRNAKENNIVASRELLASREVEVVDCDRGGDVTFHGPGQLVAYPIFDLRAFREKIGAVEFVRRLEEVLMLTCAFYGIATQRIKGMTGVWTNAEPPARARVEPRTSNAPWPERKIAAIGVHISRAVTSHGFALNVSTDLDYFNLIVPCGLTKPVTSIEFETGQNPSLEEVMPVVTRHFGQVFQQQVLWVESLNDLLPGIDIGAPQDTPATAPRNLHELHGDDLFNV; encoded by the coding sequence TTGATCTCCGTCGTAAATCTCGGACGTGTTGACTACTCCTCAGCGCAGGAGCTACAGAAAACTCTCGTCGATCTTCGCAAGCAGAATCGCATCTCCGACGTGCTGCTGCTGCTGGAACACACGCCTGTAATCACGCTGGGACGCAACGCCAAAGAAAACAACATCGTTGCTTCCCGGGAGCTTCTGGCAAGCCGAGAAGTTGAGGTCGTCGATTGCGACCGCGGCGGAGACGTGACCTTCCACGGCCCCGGACAGCTTGTCGCATATCCCATCTTCGACCTGCGAGCCTTCCGGGAAAAGATCGGCGCGGTCGAGTTCGTTCGCCGACTTGAAGAAGTCCTCATGCTCACTTGCGCCTTCTACGGCATCGCCACCCAGCGCATCAAGGGCATGACCGGAGTGTGGACCAACGCCGAACCGCCAGCACGCGCGCGGGTGGAGCCGCGCACTAGCAACGCCCCTTGGCCCGAGCGCAAGATTGCCGCCATCGGCGTACACATCTCGCGCGCCGTCACCTCGCACGGGTTCGCGCTCAACGTCAGCACTGACCTCGACTACTTCAACCTCATCGTGCCCTGCGGACTGACCAAACCTGTCACATCCATTGAGTTTGAAACCGGCCAGAATCCATCGCTTGAAGAAGTGATGCCCGTCGTAACTCGACACTTCGGTCAGGTATTTCAGCAACAGGTGCTCTGGGTCGAGTCGCTCAACGACCTGCTTCCCGGCATCGACATCGGCGCTCCGCAGGACACGCCCGCTACCGCGCCCAGGAACCTGCACGAACTTCATGGCGACGACTTATTCAACGTTTAG
- the pyrH gene encoding UMP kinase — MPTPVYKRILLKLSGEALAAGQGFGVDNTRVHEIAAEIKDVHSLGIEMAIVVGGGNFFRGVAEQAKEMDRVSADHMGMLATVINALALQDAIEKQGVHTRVMSAIEMNQVAEPFIRRRAMRHLEKGRVVVFAAGTGNPYFSTDTAASLRAMEIKADVIMKATKVDGIYDADPVLVKDATMFPEISYYEVLKKGLRVMDATAISLCRENNLPIVIFNLNTYGNIRRVVLGEKVGSLVTA; from the coding sequence ATGCCGACGCCCGTTTACAAGCGCATTCTGCTCAAGCTTTCCGGTGAAGCCCTGGCTGCCGGCCAGGGGTTCGGTGTCGATAACACGCGCGTTCACGAGATCGCGGCGGAGATCAAAGACGTTCATTCGCTCGGCATCGAGATGGCCATCGTCGTTGGCGGCGGCAACTTTTTCCGCGGAGTCGCCGAGCAGGCCAAGGAGATGGATCGCGTTTCCGCAGATCACATGGGAATGCTTGCTACGGTCATCAATGCGCTCGCCTTGCAAGATGCCATCGAAAAACAGGGTGTACACACGCGCGTGATGTCGGCCATCGAGATGAACCAGGTTGCCGAACCGTTCATCCGGCGCCGCGCCATGCGCCACCTGGAGAAGGGCCGCGTCGTCGTCTTCGCCGCCGGAACCGGCAATCCATACTTCTCCACCGACACCGCCGCTTCGCTGCGCGCCATGGAGATCAAGGCTGATGTCATCATGAAAGCCACGAAGGTCGATGGCATCTACGACGCCGATCCGGTGCTCGTAAAAGACGCCACCATGTTCCCGGAGATCAGCTACTACGAGGTGCTCAAGAAGGGCCTTCGCGTGATGGACGCCACGGCGATCAGCCTCTGCCGCGAAAACAATCTGCCTATCGTCATCTTCAACCTCAACACCTACGGAAACATCCGTCGCGTGGTGCTGGGCGAAAAGGTCGGATCTCTCGTCACCGCCTGA
- the frr gene encoding ribosome recycling factor, which yields MAQISMAAVPALKELYVQLKTRMEKAVEDFRKEMAATRTGRASVHMLDNVQVDYYGSMMPLNQIAQVHAPEPQLITVQPFDPGALAGIEKAIRSGDLGLNPMNDGKIIRVPVPALTEERRKDMVKQLHKLLEEHRTAVRNIRRDGNDAIKKIMKDKKISEDEERGAMEQIQKLTDDEIKRMEEMSKVKEKEVMQV from the coding sequence ATGGCTCAGATCAGCATGGCGGCTGTGCCCGCATTGAAAGAACTGTACGTGCAGCTAAAAACACGTATGGAAAAGGCTGTCGAGGATTTCCGTAAGGAAATGGCCGCAACCCGTACCGGACGCGCCTCCGTACATATGCTCGACAACGTGCAGGTGGACTACTACGGTTCCATGATGCCGCTTAACCAGATTGCGCAGGTACACGCTCCCGAACCACAACTCATCACCGTGCAACCGTTCGATCCCGGCGCACTGGCTGGCATCGAAAAAGCGATTCGCAGCGGGGACCTGGGCCTGAACCCAATGAATGACGGCAAGATCATCCGCGTTCCCGTTCCGGCACTTACCGAAGAACGCCGCAAGGATATGGTTAAACAGCTCCATAAGCTTCTTGAGGAGCATCGCACGGCGGTCCGTAATATACGTCGCGACGGCAACGACGCAATCAAGAAGATCATGAAGGACAAGAAGATCTCCGAGGACGAAGAGCGCGGTGCGATGGAACAAATCCAGAAGCTCACGGACGACGAAATCAAGCGCATGGAAGAAATGAGCAAGGTGAAGGAAAAGGAAGTGATGCAGGTCTGA
- the bamA gene encoding outer membrane protein assembly factor BamA: protein MSEGVPITGIHHVNAVPAVGCNPRRNRKIAFLLCLFVLLCCGLAFAQQGVVEEVIIHGNRRIPADTIRARLFTRPGDVYDQPGIERDFNSLWNTGYFDDLRIEREETPKGWRLHVYVKEKPTIREIKYDGLKSVSQSDVLEKFKERKVGLTQESQYDPTRVKKAEVVLKELLAARGRQFATIRTEIKPIPPAAVSVSFIVKEGTKVKVGNIRFEGNKKVSSRFLRSAMRNSRPIGIPHSIILESLFAKTFDATKLSEDAERVRVAYQEKGYFKALVQDPKTKIRDAGGVRWYFPFKANNGKVVDITVPVEEGERFHLKEINFSGNKAITNTALLRRLFKMKEGDLFNTSLVRKGLDELRKAYGSLGYINFTSVPNTVIDDEKKQITINVDVDEGKPFYVRRIEFAGNSTTRDKVIRRELALEEGQVYNSQLWELSLLRLNQLNYFEPLKPEEDSEVHQNNQESTVDITLKVKEKGKNSIGLTGGVSGLAGSFIGLNYETNNFLGMGETLHVEANVGSRERNLVFGFTEPYMFDRPLQFGFTVFTRKYNYDQAKEAEISSNQQLNLPQSFLESLQNFTQSSTGFTVSASYPLHRSFKRVGLTYSLDTSSVEVFTDASRGYFEALAFRGISGPDSLKGVITSKFVPTFSFSTIDNPMRPHSGHSLFLGTDISGLGGNVQMLRPVMEYKRFMPMKGIHFADAQTGQQTLGIRLQSTFVTGYAGRVAPPFERMYTGGDNDIRGFDIRSISPVAFLVDSVSMPLTNPDGSVVPIDPSNPRRGSVTVPIPVHRLVFPGGDTSIVGNVEYRVPIAGPVTLAAFVDSGMNFVLRNSQLRLSDVQVNNLNNTPFGCPVIAPGSFTCGGTQNLTFQRELTPLSKTNYIPRMSTGLELQVIMPVVNAPFRIYYAYNPLRLDTFATPPSQFNRSMFPVGAAGDFTFQQAQALYGSAFMLREPRKTVRFTVSTTF from the coding sequence GTGTCTGAGGGTGTTCCCATTACCGGCATTCATCACGTCAATGCTGTGCCTGCCGTCGGTTGCAATCCGCGCCGAAATCGCAAGATTGCATTCCTACTCTGCCTCTTCGTGCTGCTCTGCTGCGGTTTGGCATTTGCGCAGCAGGGTGTGGTCGAGGAAGTCATCATCCACGGCAACCGGCGCATCCCGGCCGACACCATCCGTGCACGACTGTTCACTCGTCCAGGTGATGTGTATGACCAGCCCGGGATCGAGCGTGACTTCAACTCGCTATGGAATACCGGCTACTTCGACGATTTGCGCATCGAGCGCGAAGAAACGCCTAAGGGCTGGCGTTTGCACGTTTACGTCAAAGAGAAGCCGACGATCCGCGAGATCAAGTACGACGGACTGAAGTCAGTTTCTCAGTCCGATGTGCTTGAGAAGTTCAAGGAGCGCAAGGTTGGACTGACACAGGAAAGTCAGTATGACCCGACCCGCGTCAAGAAGGCCGAAGTCGTCCTGAAAGAACTGCTTGCCGCTCGCGGACGCCAGTTCGCCACCATTCGCACGGAAATCAAGCCGATTCCTCCCGCCGCCGTCAGTGTCAGCTTCATCGTCAAGGAAGGCACGAAGGTTAAGGTCGGCAACATCCGCTTTGAAGGCAACAAGAAAGTCAGCAGCCGATTCCTCCGTAGCGCGATGAGGAACTCGCGACCCATCGGCATTCCGCACAGCATCATCCTCGAGAGCCTGTTCGCCAAGACCTTCGACGCCACCAAGCTGAGCGAAGATGCCGAACGCGTGCGCGTTGCCTATCAGGAGAAGGGCTACTTCAAGGCGCTCGTGCAGGATCCCAAAACGAAGATCCGCGACGCTGGCGGCGTGAGATGGTATTTCCCCTTCAAGGCAAACAATGGGAAAGTCGTAGATATTACGGTTCCTGTCGAGGAAGGCGAGCGCTTCCACCTGAAAGAGATCAACTTCAGCGGTAACAAGGCCATCACCAACACTGCCTTGTTGCGCAGGTTGTTCAAGATGAAGGAAGGCGACCTTTTCAACACTTCCTTAGTTCGCAAGGGCCTCGACGAACTTCGCAAGGCATACGGTTCGCTCGGCTACATCAACTTCACTTCGGTTCCGAACACCGTAATCGATGACGAGAAAAAGCAGATTACCATCAACGTCGACGTCGACGAGGGAAAGCCGTTCTATGTTCGCCGTATAGAGTTTGCGGGGAACAGTACCACGCGCGACAAGGTCATCCGCCGCGAGTTGGCGTTGGAAGAAGGCCAGGTTTACAACTCGCAACTGTGGGAACTGAGCCTGCTGCGCCTCAATCAGTTGAATTATTTCGAGCCGCTCAAGCCTGAAGAGGATTCCGAAGTTCACCAGAACAATCAGGAAAGCACGGTCGATATCACGCTCAAGGTCAAGGAGAAGGGCAAGAACTCCATCGGCCTGACTGGCGGTGTCAGCGGTCTTGCCGGTTCGTTCATCGGCTTGAATTACGAAACCAATAACTTCCTCGGCATGGGAGAAACCTTACACGTGGAAGCGAACGTTGGCAGCCGCGAGCGCAACCTTGTGTTCGGATTCACCGAACCGTACATGTTCGATCGTCCGCTCCAGTTCGGATTCACGGTCTTCACCCGCAAGTACAACTACGACCAGGCAAAGGAAGCGGAGATTTCCAGCAACCAACAGCTCAATCTTCCGCAATCATTCCTGGAGTCCTTGCAGAATTTCACGCAGTCATCGACCGGCTTCACCGTATCCGCCAGTTATCCGCTGCATCGTTCGTTCAAGCGTGTCGGCTTAACGTATTCGCTGGACACCTCATCGGTCGAAGTCTTCACGGACGCATCACGCGGATATTTCGAGGCCCTCGCGTTCCGCGGCATTTCCGGCCCAGACTCCTTGAAGGGCGTAATCACCAGCAAGTTCGTTCCGACGTTCAGCTTCAGCACAATCGATAACCCGATGCGTCCGCACAGCGGCCACAGCCTGTTCCTCGGCACGGACATTTCCGGACTCGGCGGCAACGTACAGATGCTGCGTCCCGTCATGGAGTACAAGCGCTTCATGCCGATGAAGGGGATCCACTTTGCCGACGCTCAGACAGGTCAGCAGACGCTCGGCATCCGCCTCCAGAGCACGTTTGTGACAGGCTATGCGGGCAGAGTGGCGCCTCCGTTCGAGCGGATGTACACCGGCGGCGACAACGATATTCGCGGTTTCGATATCCGCTCCATCTCGCCAGTCGCGTTCCTGGTGGATAGCGTTAGCATGCCGTTGACCAACCCTGACGGTTCTGTGGTGCCGATCGATCCGAGTAACCCGCGTCGTGGCAGCGTCACCGTTCCTATCCCGGTTCATCGCCTCGTATTCCCCGGCGGCGACACCAGCATCGTGGGCAACGTCGAGTACCGAGTTCCCATCGCAGGTCCGGTCACGCTGGCCGCCTTCGTCGATAGCGGTATGAATTTCGTGTTGCGCAACTCGCAACTCCGGTTGAGCGACGTTCAGGTCAATAACCTGAACAACACTCCGTTCGGCTGCCCTGTGATCGCACCCGGCAGTTTCACTTGTGGCGGCACTCAGAACTTGACGTTCCAGCGCGAACTAACGCCGCTGAGCAAGACGAATTACATTCCCCGCATGTCGACCGGATTAGAACTTCAGGTCATCATGCCTGTCGTCAACGCGCCGTTCCGCATCTACTATGCGTACAATCCCTTGCGGCTCGACACGTTTGCGACACCTCCGTCTCAGTTCAATCGGTCAATGTTCCCTGTAGGCGCAGCAGGCGATTTCACGTTCCAGCAGGCGCAGGCACTCTACGGCTCGGCCTTCATGCTGAGAGAACCAAGAAAGACGGTGCGCTTCACGGTCAGCACCACGTTCTAA
- a CDS encoding OmpH family outer membrane protein — translation MTHKLARFIPVLALVLSISAVAQTGTAAPAAAPVAGPAKVGIINVQAAIVSTNEGQRDFQGLQKKFDPKRTEIEGLGKQVDDLKKQLSAQGDKLNDDARAQLVKQIEQKQKVLQREYEDANNELQAQQNEIASRIGQKMMQMLEKYARENGYTVVLDAGSQQSSVLWATQAADITQAIVDSYNVESGVPAQPRPAGAPAAGTAAPKTATPPARPAGAATKPTPK, via the coding sequence ATGACACACAAGCTCGCTCGTTTCATCCCGGTTCTTGCGCTCGTTCTTTCTATCTCAGCGGTCGCGCAGACGGGCACCGCAGCACCCGCCGCCGCACCCGTTGCTGGGCCGGCCAAAGTCGGTATCATCAACGTGCAGGCCGCCATCGTCAGCACCAACGAAGGCCAGCGCGATTTCCAGGGTTTGCAGAAGAAATTTGATCCCAAGCGCACGGAAATCGAGGGCCTCGGCAAGCAGGTTGACGATCTGAAGAAACAGCTCAGCGCACAAGGCGACAAGCTAAACGACGACGCCCGTGCTCAACTCGTCAAGCAGATCGAGCAGAAGCAGAAAGTACTTCAGCGCGAATACGAAGACGCCAACAACGAACTGCAGGCGCAGCAGAACGAGATCGCCAGTCGCATCGGCCAGAAGATGATGCAGATGCTTGAGAAGTATGCTCGTGAAAACGGCTACACAGTTGTACTCGATGCAGGCTCGCAGCAGAGCTCGGTCCTGTGGGCCACCCAAGCCGCGGACATTACACAGGCCATCGTCGATTCGTACAACGTTGAGTCCGGCGTTCCTGCTCAGCCTCGCCCCGCTGGCGCTCCTGCGGCAGGCACGGCGGCTCCGAAGACCGCGACTCCTCCGGCGCGTCCGGCTGGTGCTGCGACCAAGCCTACGCCGAAGTAA
- a CDS encoding energy transducer TonB, with the protein MFDNAVFDTLETTPHNRTWTTMASFALQGIGIGVLVLMPLIYTEALPKLRIAEAPSAPPAPRRPQAAEVVPVPATLRHASQFVEGALVEPRWIPKHAQYFNDPPPPAPGGDGIGVPYGLGTPDARQSAALRNILALNVAPAVAPTVVRPRPSVLLQGNLVRRIEPAYPAKARLARVQGPVLLAAVIDADGNIANLKVISGHPFLAEAALDAVRQWRYRPYVLNGVPIEVETQITVVFTLR; encoded by the coding sequence ATGTTCGACAACGCTGTTTTCGATACGCTCGAAACCACTCCCCACAATCGGACGTGGACGACGATGGCGTCATTCGCGCTGCAAGGGATTGGCATCGGAGTGCTCGTGCTCATGCCACTCATCTACACGGAAGCCCTGCCAAAATTGCGGATCGCCGAAGCGCCGTCCGCACCGCCTGCGCCTCGCCGGCCGCAGGCAGCCGAAGTTGTCCCTGTCCCGGCAACGTTGCGCCATGCCAGCCAGTTTGTGGAAGGCGCGCTCGTCGAACCGCGCTGGATCCCGAAACACGCCCAATACTTCAACGATCCGCCGCCGCCAGCACCGGGTGGCGATGGCATCGGCGTTCCGTATGGCCTGGGGACGCCAGACGCCAGGCAGAGCGCAGCTTTGCGCAACATCCTTGCCCTTAACGTTGCACCGGCCGTTGCCCCGACGGTGGTGCGTCCGCGGCCATCCGTACTGTTGCAGGGCAACCTCGTCCGTCGCATCGAACCTGCATATCCGGCGAAGGCTCGCCTCGCACGCGTGCAGGGTCCGGTGCTGCTTGCCGCCGTCATCGATGCCGACGGTAACATTGCGAACTTGAAAGTAATCAGCGGACACCCGTTCCTGGCTGAGGCCGCGCTCGACGCCGTCCGCCAGTGGCGCTACCGCCCGTACGTTCTCAATGGCGTGCCCATCGAAGTCGAAACGCAGATCACTGTTGTGTTCACCCTGCGCTGA
- the lepA gene encoding translation elongation factor 4, with amino-acid sequence MDRAYIRNFAVIAHIDHGKSTLADRMLELTGALTAREMQEQVLDDMDLERERGITIKAHAVRMNYKARDGQMYQLNLIDTPGHVDFSYEVSRALASCEGALLVVDATQGVEAQTLANSYLAINHGLEIVPVINKIDLPSADIERTKEMIESAVGLDATDALPISAKTGLGVEDVLEAIVQRIPPPKGKPDLPLQALIFDSWFDPYRGVGVLARVFQGTLYKGQKIRLWSNGKSFDVETVGVQSPKPVEIDKLEAGEVGFLFANLKNVADTKIGDTITDDARPAIEPLPGFEELKPMVFAGLYTVDAHEHTLLREALEKLRLNDASFFFEPESSVALGFGFRCGFLGLLHMEIIQERLEREYNLDLIVTAPGVRFRVTLTDGSVVEVDNPSKWPEQSYIAKIEEPIIMATILTNEEYVGGILKLVEEKRGKQKNFEYVSATRVMLTYELPLNEIVLDFYDKLKTVSRGYASLDYHLSGMWESAMTKLDILVAGEAVDALSIIVHKDFAYERGRSLVSKMRELIPRQMFEVAIQAAIGAKVIARETVGAIRKNVIAKCYGGDISRKRKLLEKQKEGKKRMKRIGKVDIPQEAFLAVLRVGED; translated from the coding sequence ATGGATCGCGCATACATCCGGAATTTCGCCGTCATTGCCCATATCGACCATGGGAAGAGCACGCTTGCCGACCGCATGCTTGAGCTGACGGGTGCGTTGACCGCCCGCGAGATGCAGGAACAGGTGCTGGATGACATGGACCTGGAGCGCGAGCGCGGAATCACCATCAAGGCCCATGCCGTCCGCATGAACTACAAGGCGCGGGACGGCCAGATGTATCAACTGAACCTGATCGATACGCCTGGACACGTGGACTTCTCCTATGAAGTGTCTCGTGCGCTGGCATCTTGCGAAGGCGCTCTGCTGGTCGTTGATGCGACGCAGGGCGTGGAAGCGCAGACGCTGGCGAACTCTTACCTGGCTATCAATCACGGGCTTGAGATCGTTCCGGTCATCAACAAGATCGACTTGCCGAGCGCGGACATCGAGCGCACGAAGGAAATGATTGAAAGCGCTGTCGGGCTGGATGCGACGGATGCATTGCCGATCAGCGCGAAGACCGGTCTGGGCGTAGAAGATGTTCTAGAGGCCATCGTGCAGCGCATCCCACCCCCCAAGGGCAAGCCGGACCTGCCGCTACAGGCCCTCATCTTCGACTCTTGGTTCGATCCGTATCGAGGCGTTGGCGTGCTGGCGCGCGTCTTCCAGGGCACGCTGTACAAGGGGCAGAAGATCCGGCTCTGGTCGAACGGCAAATCCTTCGACGTGGAAACCGTGGGCGTGCAATCGCCTAAACCTGTCGAGATCGACAAGCTCGAAGCCGGAGAAGTCGGGTTCCTGTTTGCCAACCTGAAGAATGTTGCCGACACGAAGATTGGCGACACGATCACGGACGATGCGCGTCCGGCAATCGAACCGCTTCCGGGCTTCGAAGAGCTGAAGCCGATGGTCTTCGCGGGCCTCTACACGGTGGATGCACACGAGCACACGCTGCTACGTGAGGCGCTCGAAAAACTTCGGCTGAACGATGCCTCATTCTTCTTCGAACCGGAAAGCTCTGTGGCGCTGGGGTTTGGCTTCCGCTGCGGCTTCCTTGGCCTGTTGCACATGGAGATCATCCAGGAGCGCCTGGAGCGCGAGTACAACCTGGACCTCATCGTAACCGCCCCCGGCGTTCGCTTTCGCGTAACGCTGACGGATGGCTCGGTCGTCGAGGTGGATAATCCATCCAAGTGGCCAGAGCAGAGCTACATCGCCAAAATCGAAGAGCCGATCATTATGGCGACGATCCTCACAAACGAGGAATACGTTGGCGGCATTCTGAAGCTTGTGGAAGAGAAGCGCGGCAAGCAGAAGAACTTCGAATATGTGAGCGCAACGCGCGTGATGCTGACCTACGAACTGCCGTTGAATGAAATCGTGCTCGATTTCTACGACAAGCTGAAGACGGTTTCTCGCGGATACGCTTCGCTCGATTACCACCTCTCAGGCATGTGGGAATCGGCGATGACGAAGCTGGACATACTGGTCGCGGGCGAAGCCGTGGATGCCCTGTCGATCATCGTGCACAAGGATTTCGCTTATGAGCGTGGCCGGTCGCTCGTCTCCAAGATGCGGGAGTTGATCCCGCGACAGATGTTCGAGGTCGCCATACAAGCCGCGATCGGCGCCAAGGTCATCGCGCGCGAAACTGTCGGCGCTATTCGCAAAAATGTAATTGCGAAGTGTTACGGCGGCGACATCTCGCGCAAGCGCAAGCTGCTGGAGAAACAGAAGGAAGGCAAGAAGCGGATGAAGCGTATCGGCAAAGTGGACATTCCGCAGGAAGCGTTCCTGGCGGTGCTTCGCGTTGGGGAAGATTAG